A part of Rhopalosiphum maidis isolate BTI-1 chromosome 3, ASM367621v3, whole genome shotgun sequence genomic DNA contains:
- the LOC113555803 gene encoding uncharacterized protein LOC113555803 encodes MDNQNNSTTTTFLPPPIDGEASAPLAQPDDDFVVPLSAAGTPNTPADDGGTGSTVSPVTPVHLNRQPHGAMMMDDDQAATGAADSGATDDSSVLLPPPDETDNEEKPNKDNADDEDNGGDNNDNRTGEDDDQVPVLAMSGILPATASGGGSISDSKKNAGGPNDSLTGGGTGTGNGENKSKEKSRYTTGSGTGAGTDVEDSGTNSPQAALGCGTTFEYVVLVTACSILLLAVTGTTVYWTMAYRGGYDPNWFPWPPQTPKQMLSVGVFTYKHPQNFTASGSDISTTTIATTTTTEQQQSSQLNISSLNILIEDRRFNLHPTLMTVGFVTLTGFSILVYRMAAGCSTSCRGTYVKLTHGLLHLATVPCVVLGAVAAMEYHRLKGLPHLYSLHSWMGLLTVSLFVIQFTLGLFTFVVLLCCRGATAVCRLRCFAPIHATLGLCTFTLAIATCLTGLQQRADFSIFSNNNGDSKQTISELIKQKLHLNKEPVVVNVLAVLLVSVLVIVSYTIRRESLKRRPNNKPSYTATVSPLRIKSSSSSTGKFGSGKQSSQPPV; translated from the exons ATGGACAACCAAAACAACAGCACCACCACCACTTTCCTGCCACCTCCCATCGACGGCGAGGCGTCGGCGCCGCTCGCGCAACCCGACGACGATTTCGTGGTGCCCCTATCAGCGGCCGGTACCCCCAATACGCCGGCCGACGACGGCGGCACCGGATCTACCGTGTCGCCCGTGACTCCTGTCCACCTCAACCGTCAACCGCACGGCGCGATGATGATGGACGACGATCAGGCGGCCACCGGCGCCGCCGATAGCGGTGCGACGGACGACAGCTCCGTTCTGTTGCCGCCGCCCGACGAGACGGACAACGAAGAAAAACCGAACAAAGACAATGCGGACGATGAAGACAACGGCGGCGACAACAACGACAACAGGACCGGCGAAGACGACGACCAGGTGCCCGTTTTGGCCATGTCAGGCATTCTACCGGCCACGGCTAGTGGCGGTGGCTCGATTTCCGACTCGAAGAAAAACGCCGGCGGACCGAACGACTCGCTGACCGGTGGAGGAACCGGGACCGGAAACGGAGAAAATAAGTCCAAAGAGAA ATCACGCTATACAACTGGTAGCGGTACAGGAGCCGGTACAGATGTGGAAGATTCCGGAACAAACAGTCCGCAGGCAGCTTTGGGATGTGGAACTACGTTTGAATACGTAGTACTAGTAACGGCGTGCTCAATTTTGCTATTAGCTGTCACTGGCACTACCGTTTACTGGACCATGGCCTATCGAGGCGGATACGACCCCAACTGGTTTCCCTGGCCACCGCAGACCCCGAAGCAAATGTTATCCGTAGGCGTGTTTACTTATAAGCACCCGCAAAACTTCACTGCCAGTGGCAGCGATATTAGTACGACAACAATTGCAACAACGACCACGACGGAACAACAACAATCTTCGCAGTTAAACATATCgtctttaaacattttgatcgAAGATCGACGGTTCAACTTGCATCCAACCCTGATGACGGTCGGTTTCGTCACTTTAACCGGATTCT CTATATTGGTGTACAGAATGGCAGCTGGATGTTCGACTTCGTGCAGGGGAACTTATGTGAAATTAACCCACGGACTATTGCATTTGGCTACTGTACCGTGTGTGGTTTTGGGAGCTGTGGCCGCTATGGAATATCATCGTTTGAAAGGCTTACCGCATTTGTATTCGTTACACAGTTGGATGGGATTATTGACTGTTTCGCTTTTTGTAATTcag ttcacTCTTGGATTGTTCACGTTCGTTGTGCTGTTGTGTTGTCGCGGCGCAACGGCTGTGTGTCGCTTACGATGTTTTGCGCCCATACATGCCACCCTGGGACTGTGCACGTTCACATTGGCCATAGCTACCTGTCTCACCGGACTTCAGCAACGCGCTGATTTCTCGATATTCAGCAATAATAATGG AGACAGTAAACAGACAATATCCGAGTTGATCAAACAAAAGTTACACTTGAACAAGGAACCGGTAGTGGTTAATGTGTTGGCCGTCTTGCTAGTATCTGTGTTGGTTATTGTGTCGTACACGATACGCCGAGAGTCACTGAAGCGGAGGCCCAACAACAAACCATCATACACGGCGACAGTGAGTCCACTCCGCATAAAATCTTCGTCGTCGTCTACCGGAAAATTTGGATCGGGAAAGCAATCGTCGCAGCCTCCGGTTTGA